The Leptodactylus fuscus isolate aLepFus1 chromosome 5, aLepFus1.hap2, whole genome shotgun sequence genome segment TGCCATCTCAGTTCATATAGACATCGGTGACTTCTCATACCCCTGGACTAATCAAACATACCAGAAAAGAGGACATAACCCATACTCAGGCCTATAGGATGGAGATTAATGGGAGAGTAAAGAGGGTAACCAGGATCAAGAAGAGTCAACCTGCACCAAATCCCCCACTGGACTGAAGACAATTTTGGGACAATAAGACTTAGAAAAGCCTAAACCAGTGGACAATCTTCTAGTGATGACTGATGCCCATGGCCAGCTGGACAAAGATACCAATACATccccattaaatatatatatatatatatatatatatatatatatatatatatatatatactaaaatattgatacatttttaccactaacatgaaatacaatgtgtcacgaaaaaacaatctcaaaatcaaagCATCTTAAAGTTACTGCCCTATAAAgtcacacatgtcagttttgaaaatgaggcctggtccttaaggtacttttaggctcagTCTTGAAGGGATTTAAAACCTCAGGAAGAAGATTTAGAACAAAGAATATTAACTGAAGTGTATTTCTATGATTGATAAGTTCAAGAACCCTTTTAAATTTTTGTTGAAATTATTCAGTTTACAATTTTTCAAGGAATGAATTTAGGAATCTTGAAAGCATTCAAGACTTCTCGGTTCCTCAGGCTATAGACTAGAGGGTTCAAGGCTGGAACCACTGCCACGTATAACAGTGAGAGAAACTTGTCTAGTTCTGTGGAACTTTTTGAGTTCGGCTTAATATACACAGTTAATGAAGTCCCACAGAAGAGGAAAACAACGGTAAGGTGAGAGGAGCAACTGGAAAAGACCTTCAGTCTTGTAGCCGATGTCTTGATCTTCAGGATGGTGGAGATAATAAAAGCATAGGAAGCCAAAATCATGGCAAATAGAAAACCCCCTATGATACATACTTCTATTAAGATCACAATATTCACATATGTGACGTCACCACAAGACGTCATTATTAAGGCCCTCATGTCACAGAAGAAATGGCTGATATGTTTGGGATCACAAAATGGGAAACGAGATATTAGCAAGACAAATTGCAATGAGTTTGAGGAACCAATTGTCCAGGAGATAAGGGCAAGTGTAACGTAGACTCTCTTGTTCATAATGGTGGAATAGCTCAAGGGGATACAAATAGCAACATATCGATCAAAAGCCATAAAAGCCAAAAGGAAGAACTCTGCATCCCCACAAGCTGCAAATACAAACAACTGTGTGAGACATTCTAGGAAGGAAATTTGGGTTTCTCCAGTGATCTGAATGGCCAGGAGCTTTGGAAGGATATTGGAGACGTACACTACATCCTGGATAGACAAGTTACACAGGAAGAAATACATCGGAGTATGTAACCGCGGAGCCGAACATACAACCACTATAATGATAAGGTTTCCCAGTACAGACAGGAGATACATCAGGAGAATGCCCAAGATAAAAATGAGAAAAGCACTCTGAAGTCCGGAGAAAGTTTCCAATGTAAAACTTCCATAAAATGTTTCATTAAGTTTATTATCATACATTATAGCAATAAGATCTATGAATCACATGTATAAATAAACACTATACAAATAAAGCACATATACAAAGTTCTTGATCCTGATGTTTTTgtgacaaaaaaacaatctccCGTTTTTGGAGATGAATTTCATTCAGTATTGATATACTCTTAAATGGGACAGTAGACATGTCTCAGCTATCATGAATATTTAAGTGAATACTAGTTTGGGTAAACTCCTTACTAATACTGTAGATTATTCCCATCATACTTCAGGGTAGATGGTGAATTTTAAAATTTCATAACTTGTCTGGAACGTTCTCCTTGGCTCGGTGTTGCTTCTACTCAGTTGCTGACTTGCAATGACCTTTAAGAAGAAAAGTTGAACGGATTTTCAAGGACATGTAAAACTTCAGAAGCTAAAAGTGATAGATATAGTACTTTATATGTTATTGCTTTGGTCCAAGCTATATGACTGATTTTTTTCTAAGGACCACCAGGGTAGATCTGTGAAGTCTAAGGCTCAAGGAAATCCAATGTTTCACCATTGATTCCTGCTACTGCTCTTACCTCTTCACTTTAGATGTATGTATTCACAATGGCTGCTCTGGATACGAACGAGCTCACAAGAGAATCAGAACACAGACCTCTGCTTTCTTAATAGTACTATGATATTGTTGAAATGGGTTGGAACATTCTCAGATTGAATGTAAAGATATATGTAAGAGATTACAATA includes the following:
- the LOC142202876 gene encoding olfactory receptor 1E16-like; this translates as MYDNKLNETFYGSFTLETFSGLQSAFLIFILGILLMYLLSVLGNLIIIVVVCSAPRLHTPMYFFLCNLSIQDVVYVSNILPKLLAIQITGETQISFLECLTQLFVFAACGDAEFFLLAFMAFDRYVAICIPLSYSTIMNKRVYVTLALISWTIGSSNSLQFVLLISRFPFCDPKHISHFFCDMRALIMTSCGDVTYVNIVILIEVCIIGGFLFAMILASYAFIISTILKIKTSATRLKVFSSCSSHLTVVFLFCGTSLTVYIKPNSKSSTELDKFLSLLYVAVVPALNPLVYSLRNREVLNAFKIPKFIP